In Candidatus Tanganyikabacteria bacterium, the genomic stretch GCGACCTGGAGCACGACCCGCACGTCCGGCGGCGCCAGGCGGGACAAGGCAGCCAGGCGGCGGCGCACTTCCGGCGTGTCGGCGTAAGCCGCCAGTTGATCCGGATCCACGGAGATCGGGTAACTCCGTACGCGCACCACGCGTCCACGGTATCGTACGAGTCCCGCCGCCGGATCCGTATCAGCCCCGAGGAAGTCGCGGCACGAATGGCAGAAGTTCCAGGCATAGCGCGAGGTGTGGAAGCCGACCACGTCGCAGGCCAGCAAGCTCTCCAGGATCTCCCGGCGCAGCGGCCTCGGCAGCGCCAGCCAGGCGTCGGGGCCGGGCCACGGGACGTGGGTGAAATGCCCGATCGAGGCGCCCGGCACCTTGCGGCGCAGCATTCCCGGCACCAGGTACAGGTGGAAGTCCTGGATCAGGAAGGTCGGGCGCTGGCCGTGGCGGCAGTCCCCGGCCAGTTCGACCAACCGGTTCGCGAACCGCCGGTTCACGCGCCGGTAGGCCGCCCATGACGACCAGAGATCCGAGTCGAAGTCAGGCTCCTCGGGCGCGTGCCCGATGCCGTGCATCAGGAACCAGAGCAGGCGATTGCCGATGTCGTCGTAGTAGCGGCGGTAGTCGTCGCGATCCGGAGCGACGAGCGACAGGGCGAGCCGATCCGCGCCCACGGCGGCCGGCACGGTGAACGTGCCGCCCAGTTCGGCCGCGGCCGCCGCGTCGGCCTCGGTGAGGGCCGCGGCGACCCAGGTCGTCTCGACGCGCCCGATGGCCCCCGAGACGGCGGTCACCAGGCCGCCCAGGCCGCGCTTGGCCACGACCCGCCCGTGGGCGTCGCGAAGCAGTTCGACCGGTCCCCGGTTGGACGCCAGCAGCAGGCGGCTCCCGCCGAGCCTTGCCGCGACGAGATCCTCCAGGGCTCGCCGGAAATCGATGTGCTCGAGCATCCCGATCGCCACCGAGCCCCCTTTCCGCTCGTGGGTCACTCCCGGGTCGAGCCCGGGGTTCCGGAGTCGCCCTGCCGCCCGACCCGGCGACGATTCGCCCTGCCAGCGGACCGTAACATGCCGCCGCCGGCCGCAACAACGACTGGCCGTCCGCCTGGCGGGCGGCGGATCGCCAGGTTCGCCCGGCAGGTCGCGAGAACGGGCCGCCTGGCCGTTCCAGTCGCCCAACTATTTCGTACGACCCGCCAACTCCGGCGCCTTTTGCGGCCGGGACACTGGAAAGCGATGCAACCGCGAGTAGTGCGGCATACGGCCGCTCGCCCGCTGCGGGTCGGCCTGCTGGCGCCGCCGGCGCTCGCCGTGCCGCCCGCGGACTACGGCGGCACGGAAGCCGTCGTGCACGCCCTGGCCGCGGGCCTCCGGCGCCTCGGCTGCGACGTGCGGGTCGCGGCGGCCGGCATCGTGCCCGGCGGGTTTGCCGAACCGGTCGGCCTCGGTCTTCCGCCTGCCGAGGCCCTCGCCTGCGATCTCGCGCACGCCGCGCACAGCTTGGCCGCCATGGCCGACCGCGACATCGTGCACGATCACACCAAGGCCGCGGGGTGCGTAGTGGCGTGCCTGGCCGGTTTGCCGCTGCTCACGACCGTCCACAACGATCGGGGCCCCGGGCGCGAACGCGTCTATGCGGCCAGGCCGCACCATTCGTTCGTGTTCCTGTCGCAGGCGCATGCGCGGCGCTATCCCGGGATAGCGCCGTACGGCATCGTGCCCAACGGCGTGGATCTGGGCCAGATCCCGTTCCGGGCGCGCGGGCGGGAAGGCTACGTCCTGTTCCTGGGACGCTTCTCGCGGGTCAAGGGCCCGGCCATGGCCATCGCCGCCTGCCGGCGCGCGGGGCTTCCGCTCGTCGTGGCGGGCACCGTCGATCCGTCCGATCCCGGTTGCTTCGAGGAAGATATCGCGCCGCATGTGGACGGCCGGGCCGTTAGGCTGGTCGGGCCCGTCGGCGGGGCGCGCAAGTGGGAACTGCTGGCGCGGGCGCGGGCGCTGCTGGCACCGCATTGCTGGGAAGAGCCGTTCGGCCTGACGATGGTCGAAGCGATGGCCTGCGGGACGCCGGCCATCACGACGCGCCGCGGCGCCGGTCCGGAACTCGTGCGGCACCGGCTCACGGGCTGGCTGGCCGAGGATCCAGCCGGTCTGGAGGAAGGGCTCGCGGCGGCCGAACGCATCGATCCCTACGCCTGCCGGGCGTGGGTGGCCTCGCGCTTCTCGGCCGACGCCATGGCCCGCGCCTACCTGGACCTCTACGAGCGGTTGCTGGCGAGCAGAGGAGATACGAAGGGAGGGGTGGCATGAACCGGATCGCGATGGCGGTGATCGGCGGGCTGACGGGGGTCGCGGCGGCGCTCCTGCTGGGCTCCCGGGAATCGCGCAAACGCCTGGCCGACCAGGTCGGCGAGACGCTCAAGCTCGGAGCGAACGCGCGGCTGCGCGCCACGCCGCTCATCGAGAGCGGCCAGGAAGCGGCCCGCGAGGTAGCCAAGCGCGCCAGGGGCCTGGCCGCCGACGCGGCCGGCCTGGCCCAGACGATGGCCGAACGGGCGCAATCCGCGGCCCCCGCGCTGCGCCAGGCGCGCGGCCGGCGGGCCCAGGGCGCGACCGA encodes the following:
- a CDS encoding trehalose-6-phosphate synthase is translated as MAIGMLEHIDFRRALEDLVAARLGGSRLLLASNRGPVELLRDAHGRVVAKRGLGGLVTAVSGAIGRVETTWVAAALTEADAAAAAELGGTFTVPAAVGADRLALSLVAPDRDDYRRYYDDIGNRLLWFLMHGIGHAPEEPDFDSDLWSSWAAYRRVNRRFANRLVELAGDCRHGQRPTFLIQDFHLYLVPGMLRRKVPGASIGHFTHVPWPGPDAWLALPRPLRREILESLLACDVVGFHTSRYAWNFCHSCRDFLGADTDPAAGLVRYRGRVVRVRSYPISVDPDQLAAYADTPEVRRRLAALSRLAPPDVRVVLQVARTDPSKNILRSLKAFDEYLQSTPEARGRTVFWGLLPASRQGADPYRRYLARITEEARRLTAKWGAPGWRPVTLFTDDDYARGIAAMMRYDVLLVTSLADGMNLVAKEGPLVNRRHGVLVLSENVGAAEELGSGAILVHPYDVLGMAGAISRALAMPLEERRRMHAVLRIQVRRNPVQRWLYEQLRDLLASPVSSRVGHGGPLGAHLVGGNHV
- a CDS encoding glycosyltransferase; translated protein: MQPRVVRHTAARPLRVGLLAPPALAVPPADYGGTEAVVHALAAGLRRLGCDVRVAAAGIVPGGFAEPVGLGLPPAEALACDLAHAAHSLAAMADRDIVHDHTKAAGCVVACLAGLPLLTTVHNDRGPGRERVYAARPHHSFVFLSQAHARRYPGIAPYGIVPNGVDLGQIPFRARGREGYVLFLGRFSRVKGPAMAIAACRRAGLPLVVAGTVDPSDPGCFEEDIAPHVDGRAVRLVGPVGGARKWELLARARALLAPHCWEEPFGLTMVEAMACGTPAITTRRGAGPELVRHRLTGWLAEDPAGLEEGLAAAERIDPYACRAWVASRFSADAMARAYLDLYERLLASRGDTKGGVA